Below is a window of Arabidopsis thaliana chromosome 2, partial sequence DNA.
GAAGAAAGGAAGCGAGAGGTGGAGGCTTTTTGTAGGAAGTAATAAGTTGCAGTTATTGAAAAGTGACTATTGATTTAGTGTAtttaaatataagaaataagtAATTAGGTttcatcttatatatatatatatataggtttgATCTATTAACCATTTTTATGCTTAAAACATTAATGAAAATGGCAAATAACAACAAGTCTCTTTCACATGAATGCCAAAACATTAATCCACAATCTAAAAAAAGACTATTACAAATATGGAATAACACAACAACCGACTTATATAAGGTATTCCAACAAGTAATTGGAGAAATCTTGTTAACCATATGGAATTCTAAACACAAATGACAAAtctatcaaaatttattacacACGCCACTATACTAATGCATACGAATCCTAGGTcgataatattaattaaattgtttaaaaagaatCCTCTTGTATAGAGAGTAGTAAATTAAAGTAGTAATTGGATTCGATTGATTGACAAATGACAAATTAACTACTTTGCCAGCCTGTATGTACCCAATAGCAACCAAATTCACCACGTTCTTCAACGGGTTTAGAGGAAAACCACTCAaccccaaaaccaaaacaaattattttttaaaaaagagagtaaataattataatcAGCACGATTGACCGTCGGAGTAACACCGGAGCCGCTTCATGGGAAAATCATGCCGGAAACTACCGTGAGCTGCGGCTGCGGCATGCTGCCACTCCTCAACGAGCAAGCCATTTATAAGCTCGACTTGGCGAACACCATTTCCATCTCCAAGCATACCAACCACGACACGACCAGGTGGTTTGGACTTCCGACGACCGGCGCCGACGGGAACGTTCCGGAGTGCACCACCGGCGGTCCAGTAACGGTGGCAGCCTTTACAAAAGTGTCGAGGCTGATTAACGTTGTAGTTGTTGAAGTAACAGAACTTTGTCTCCATGCTCTTGCATCTTGGACATGCTATGATCTTATCCGGACGCTTCTCGGCCGTCAGAtccgatgatgatgatgatctaaCGGCTATTGTGGCTTCTTGCTCCGGCGGGTGtgtctcttcttcattttttattgttcGAGTGTTAAATGCAATAGTTTTGCCAAAGAGTTTAATCCCTTGAGAATCTTGAGTCGCCATGAAAACGTGCAGAGAATGGAAAATAGCTTATCCAAAGTTTGTTGGGGGTAAGAAATAGAGAAGACGTCTTTTTATAGAAAGATGATAGTATAACTTTTTAGCAggaattggagaagaaaagtgACTGAATTAGTGgagattaaaatatttatttgttaaaaactttttaaagcATGTAGTAATAGGCGCATTCATCGCTTTACTTTTGGGTCTTGAATTCACATCT
It encodes the following:
- a CDS encoding Dof-type zinc finger DNA-binding family protein (Dof-type zinc finger DNA-binding family protein; FUNCTIONS IN: DNA binding, sequence-specific DNA binding transcription factor activity; INVOLVED IN: regulation of transcription; LOCATED IN: cellular_component unknown; EXPRESSED IN: hypocotyl, root, flower, stamen; EXPRESSED DURING: 4 anthesis, petal differentiation and expansion stage; CONTAINS InterPro DOMAIN/s: Zinc finger, Dof-type (InterPro:IPR003851); BEST Arabidopsis thaliana protein match is: Dof-type zinc finger DNA-binding family protein (TAIR:AT1G29160.1); Has 1074 Blast hits to 1069 proteins in 56 species: Archae - 0; Bacteria - 0; Metazoa - 0; Fungi - 0; Plants - 1069; Viruses - 0; Other Eukaryotes - 5 (source: NCBI BLink).); translated protein: MATQDSQGIKLFGKTIAFNTRTIKNEEETHPPEQEATIAVRSSSSSDLTAEKRPDKIIACPRCKSMETKFCYFNNYNVNQPRHFCKGCHRYWTAGGALRNVPVGAGRRKSKPPGRVVVGMLGDGNGVRQVELINGLLVEEWQHAAAAAHGSFRHDFPMKRLRCYSDGQSC